The following is a genomic window from Bactrocera tryoni isolate S06 chromosome 2, CSIRO_BtryS06_freeze2, whole genome shotgun sequence.
ataaaaaatagcataaattatatacacaccTATAAAAATAACGCTTTTAGCAGTTGATACCAAACGCATACTTTTCGAAtaacacattcacacacatatactttcATCGTTTTAAtccgcatatatacatacatatgtatgtcatcaCCAACATTATCCCGCTTCATCGTCACGCTTAAGCCAATAAGTAAATTTAACTGTCTTTAACTTTAaggtaagcccaaatgtttgtaACTAACTACTTGCATTTTGCCCCACATTGCAATTACTTTTaatgtatatttgcatatatttaattttaaaataatattttttattttacttttatttacttatatttagttttttctatttctcaattattttcatttgttttatattatttctctcTCCCCCCTCTCTCTCTTTCTGTTTACACTCTGCAGGATTTGACGGATGAAAGCACTCGTTTCGATGGCGAAAAATATCTGGAATTGGTTAAGTCGGCGAGCAAGCGCAATATCGCTAGCGCCACAGATGAAACGACCGGTGATACGGAAAATCAGGAAAACGAATAAGCAAACGATTTCACATTTCCTAATTCTCATTTCGTTAAAAGCGGAGATCGCATACAGCATACGTATTCGTTTTATGTgaaattagtaatttttttttcggaatcatttttttaattttttgttcgtttttgtttttacacctTTGAGACGTGTATTGAAATTAGCTTTAGGATTTTTTTCTCGcgaaataatgaattaaaaaaaattgtttaaagaaaaCACGAACATTGCAGAACATTGTAAATGTATTGCGATatagtaaaagttaaaaaaaatctctAGGAATAGTGGCAATAATCTACAAGCAACTAGCGGAAATTACCGaaatgaaacattttatttctataAGTCGAAATCGTAAATTTTGAACATTACATAGTAGTGTGCTcaccttgtttttttttttttagattttttactgaagataaacttatttgaaaaaattttagtgcAATTGCAAACAGTGCAGTGCGCATAGTGTTGAAACCAGGTGGGCTATGGTTATTGTATTAACTTGTAGGGAAATCTAAAGTACTTgattaattaattgtaaacaagCTGAAAATCGCAACCGCTTTGAAAATAGAAATTAGCGTTTTTCAAGCATTCAAATTTggctaatataaaaaatagcaatGCTGTTTtcgaattatattattttctatgacACGTCGCATAAGTGATTTGAAAATACgtaattatcttttttttatttacacacatacattttcaGTATATTTATAGACAAGTTAGTCATcacgaatattaaaaaaaaatacgtctaaaatattattttaatgcaaAGCTGttggttaaaatattttatatatttatacatggaCTACCAAAAATCACAACCCAAAAAACTGAAGACAAATTTAATTGTTGTACGGCTTTGCATTCtcgaatatattatatttgtaaaacatatggcTACACTTAAAttcaacattttataaattctgAAATTACACACATAATTTGTCCAAAAATCCAAtatctatttaatttttatgctacatcatttacaacaacaaatatttcacGCTCACATATCAGCCCACCCATGCGCATTGCACCGTTATATTCTCTTCAATAccgaaaaataaactaaaatattagtCTTTAATACGTATAAACCTTatgcatttttgaaatataaaaagaaacgaACTTGTTATTTATGTTGTAATAACATAAAACTATTTATCCTTCATTTTTGTATAACTCAATTTTTAAGCAAACGATTCACTTAAATGTGCCTCATTTTTACACATGcgcgtttttttttgtagaatgtatatatatacaaatacatatgtgtttttgcaataattccgtttttttaagtttcaaacttatgtatttttcgtttttaaatgttatttaaatgattttattttgtgtactGCGTTATTGCTAACTTTTATTGCCTTTCGTTTctttttacaaaaccaaaaaaagtcgTATTAAACGCGTTTAAGTTTAACTCGCAAAAAAgtatttcttttctaaattgtttaaaataacgtgtaaattatttatttttgtcgtgaattaattttttttgtgttgaaaaCTTCGTCGGCGAACGTTTTCTAAGCATTCATTGAAATTCTCAGAGTTTACTtgtttaatagttttaatttttttgcattaatttatttttaatatatttaattacataacgatttttttaatgtaaattctGCTAAGCAAGCAAAAAGTAAATCGTCTAGTCTAtctgaaatttttagtttttctgtattcaattaaaacatattgtttcttttttgtactaaaatgaAATAAGCGTATTTTATAAAAGCCAATTGTTTTCTTTGACTAAATTGCtcttaactttttaataaaacaaataaaaaaaaattgaagaacaaataaaatgaattttattcttaaaaggGGGGAATCCTTTGATATcttgaaatgtaagttaaaaaTTAGCGCTTATTAGGAATTATCAAGCGATCCACAGTGCATtcgataatttaatttatatcaaattacCTCTCTCGTAGATAGGTTTTACTATAGcaacgaaattataaaaattcctGCTATTGTTAgattttgaaacactttcaGACTGTTACTACTTTTTATCTTTGAAAGCAGAGGCATAATATCATTTTCTATGGCTAACACaactaaaatatttccaaacgggttaattaaaaaaaagaaataaaaaaatattaacgtaTGACAATTATTACCAAAAAGCATGAGCATTGTTTACAACTTTATGTGGAAGTTGTGGAACCTAAAAGTgtactgttttattattttttttttatatataaaagatttttccGCAACAAGCATTATTTGCTTAAATCATTTCTAGCGTTTTACAAACTTCAAAAGAATTCTTGACCCCCTTTAAGTAGCCATTATGCAACGCCTCTTCCACTTAGCaacatttttagtttctttcaacattttcaatttctagcAACATAtgcaatatttctaaatttcattttacCACTATCTTCGTCTTTTATGCCTTGTGTCATCTTCGTTAAGCGGTGTCAAAAAAATCACGAATAAACgtcaaaaacattttaaacaaagTTTCACCTCTTGCTGCATGAATCAAAGGAAAATTAGGCCAGAAACGTAAATTACATACAAAAGTCCACAAAAATTTAGAGGAAAAATCCCGCTGACGTGTTTTATATTCTGGAAACGTGTAAAAACAAGCATTGGCGAAAATTCATTTACATCATTGAGGTGCTTCGTACGTCAGTACCTTCGTTCGTAGTCCCAATACGATAGGGTATTTGGCAGGTTTGAACAGGAATTGTTCATCAAGACGCGGTGCGGTGCGGGGAGTTTAGCTTGGTAACAACAAGTGCGTTTAGATTTGTAGCAACGGCGCCAATTAGAATGGACGCCAAAAATGACGATTCGGCTGGCAGTGATTCGCTGGATAAGTCTTTACAGAAGAAATGTGTAGTAGATGATGTTGGACAAGGTGAGGGTTCAACAGCGAATACGGCGCTGCCAGCGCAAGGCATTAGCGATAGAAATGATAAACAAAAATCGGATACTGAAGCTGAAAATCGACCTGCAATTTCCATTAATTCCCAAAACAAGACTGAGAAAAGTGCAGGCGATGGCGTATGCGATAGTCTCGAGGAGAATAGCAGCCGCATTGATGAGAATTTTGACaaaagaattcacatcgctgaAATTGCAAATGATACAAACACCGCACAAGTGTTTGATGCGCATGAAACTGTTAATATTGCTACTATAAACTCGGATATGGCAGAAAGTAATACGTCCGTAATCAGCAATGAAAAAATAGCCATTTCCAACAATACAGGAAACGATGCTGCCGAAGCGCCTAGTGAATACAGCTCCAATAGCAGCAGTAATtgtagcagcaacagcaacaatagtaATGCCTTTGAAACAAAAGTTAAGCAGATCTCCAAGAACCTCAAGGAAACAACTCTAGCTGAATGTGCGAATAAGAAAGCATTAGCAGACGACACCAATTCCACCTCGTCCGCATCATCGGCTTCGTCAGCTTCGTCTACGCCGGAGTGTGAACAGGCGTCCGTCGATGAAGCGACGGCGGCTTTATATTCGTTAGGCCCTAGTACTAgcgcggcggcggcggcggcagcagctGCGGCGTCAGTTTCCGGTGGCAGTGCACAAGATGAAAATGATCATCGTTCAAAAAAAGTGCGGTTTCATCCAGATGTTAAGGAAAATGATGGTGGAAACAGAGTGAttccgaaaaagaagaaaaaactgaaaGCAAGTCAGGCTGGAAGTAGCAGCTCTGGCAGCAGCGGTGGTGCCGGTGGAGGGGATGATTCGTCAGGTAGTAGTCAGCGAGGTACTTCAGCTGAAGATGAAATGGAATTAGATGATGAAGATGATTTGGAAGAGGAAGGTACTTTCAGTATAGCTAAAACGATAGAGGATGCGCAGGATTACTTAAAGGAACATCCGTTAACATTTGCTGGTTCCTTTGATAAAAGTAATGTCACTACTCAAAGCGGCCTcttagaagaagaagatttaccACAAGCTGTAGAAACATCAGAAGATGACGAGGAAGAATTTTGTGTACAAGAGTTCCCTGAGAATGGTGTTGCGTGCATTTTaggcaaacaaaataaatgtggAAAGGTGACAATTTGCAAcaagttatttaaaattgtaataattttctaaattttactaGGTGGAGTTCCTGCTGCGTTATGTAGATCGACCTGGCTTATTTTGGGAAACGGAAGAATTCATCAGTTTGCGATGTCCCAATTTGCTGCACCAGTATGAGCAATGTCGTGAACGACGCCAGACGCGTTTAGTGAgttgtaaaaaagaaattgagtgcaaacatttttatatttaaatcaataatttttgaattagaTGAATTTTGTG
Proteins encoded in this region:
- the LOC120768176 gene encoding prophage side tail fiber protein homolog StfR; amino-acid sequence: MDAKNDDSAGSDSLDKSLQKKCVVDDVGQGEGSTANTALPAQGISDRNDKQKSDTEAENRPAISINSQNKTEKSAGDGVCDSLEENSSRIDENFDKRIHIAEIANDTNTAQVFDAHETVNIATINSDMAESNTSVISNEKIAISNNTGNDAAEAPSEYSSNSSSNCSSNSNNSNAFETKVKQISKNLKETTLAECANKKALADDTNSTSSASSASSASSTPECEQASVDEATAALYSLGPSTSAAAAAAAAAASVSGGSAQDENDHRSKKVRFHPDVKENDGGNRVIPKKKKKLKASQAGSSSSGSSGGAGGGDDSSGSSQRGTSAEDEMELDDEDDLEEEGTFSIAKTIEDAQDYLKEHPLTFAGSFDKSNVTTQSGLLEEEDLPQAVETSEDDEEEFCVQEFPENGVACILGKQNKCGKVEFLLRYVDRPGLFWETEEFISLRCPNLLHQYEQCRERRQTRLMNFVAKRQNLRQRYTDF